The Labilibaculum sp. DW002 genome includes a region encoding these proteins:
- a CDS encoding flavodoxin domain-containing protein — translation MKGLLVYQSKHGTTEKVAQRMQNLLGEEYLLININTTSLPNLEEFDRIVIGGSIHAGAIQKKIQAFCKLNLDLLLQKEIGLFLSCMYKGDPALKQFETAYPESLIKHAKATAITGGEFLFSEMNWIEKIIVRKIVGVKESQSEINFNAIDDFIAHMTT, via the coding sequence ATGAAGGGACTTCTTGTTTATCAGTCGAAACATGGTACCACAGAAAAAGTGGCTCAGCGAATGCAAAATTTGTTGGGAGAAGAATATCTATTAATTAATATCAATACAACATCTCTTCCTAATTTGGAGGAATTTGATAGAATTGTTATTGGAGGATCTATACATGCAGGAGCTATTCAAAAAAAAATTCAAGCTTTTTGTAAGCTCAATTTAGATCTATTACTTCAAAAAGAAATTGGTTTGTTCCTCTCGTGCATGTATAAAGGAGATCCTGCCTTAAAACAATTCGAAACAGCTTATCCAGAGAGCTTGATAAAACATGCAAAGGCAACGGCTATTACAGGTGGAGAATTTCTTTTTTCGGAGATGAATTGGATCGAAAAAATAATTGTTCGCAAAATTGTTGGTGTAAAAGAAAGTCAATCGGAAATTAATTTTAATGCAATTGATGATTTTATTGCTCATATGACAACTTAA